A single window of Fimbriimonadaceae bacterium DNA harbors:
- the mreC gene encoding rod shape-determining protein MreC, which translates to MTLAACLVVSVALGQWQNRARAAGQMDPVTTVVQTTLARLGGGIDRTAQNLRDNVVGVGEAPRLRQENSRLREQLQAAKIYLDSAQELQAQIASLRALQQLPDYGRQKVGAQIIGYSPFDNRITLNVGKDKGIQPAMPVANGQGLLAQISSVGPNTSTATLLTSPSLRVAALLEGNQKAVGLVRGETSRRLVMEIVEDVDVKLGDVIVTSGFSQYYPRGLRIGDVVEVRDDIETGSKRAYVVPRAKLSQGADVVVLR; encoded by the coding sequence ATGACCCTGGCGGCATGCTTGGTCGTCAGCGTCGCGCTGGGTCAGTGGCAGAACCGGGCGCGGGCCGCGGGCCAAATGGACCCGGTCACCACCGTCGTGCAGACGACCCTGGCCCGCTTGGGGGGCGGCATCGACCGTACCGCCCAAAACCTCCGGGACAACGTGGTCGGCGTCGGTGAGGCGCCTCGGCTCCGCCAAGAGAACTCCCGACTCCGCGAACAACTTCAGGCCGCCAAGATCTATCTCGACTCGGCCCAGGAACTTCAGGCCCAAATCGCATCGTTGCGGGCCCTTCAGCAGCTGCCTGACTACGGCCGGCAGAAAGTGGGGGCGCAAATCATCGGCTATTCCCCGTTCGACAACCGCATCACCCTGAACGTCGGCAAGGACAAGGGCATCCAACCGGCCATGCCGGTGGCCAACGGGCAAGGGCTGCTGGCCCAGATCAGCTCGGTGGGCCCGAACACCTCGACCGCGACCCTGTTGACATCGCCCAGTCTGCGTGTGGCCGCCCTGCTGGAAGGGAACCAGAAGGCCGTCGGCCTGGTGCGCGGCGAGACAAGCCGCCGGCTGGTCATGGAGATTGTCGAAGACGTGGACGTCAAGCTCGGCGACGTGATCGTCACGTCGGGGTTCTCCCAGTACTACCCCCGTGGCCTGCGCATCGGTGACGTGGTCGAGGTAAGGGACGACATCGAGACCGGCTCCAAGCGAGCCTATGTCGTGCCGCGCGCCAAGTTGTCCCAGGGTGCCGACGTGGTGGTGCTGCGGTGA